Proteins co-encoded in one Herpetosiphonaceae bacterium genomic window:
- a CDS encoding ADP-ribosylglycohydrolase family protein: MTTLQDRYRGCLVGLAVGDALGGPVEFMSRFDIARTYGGPLRKMIGGGWLKLKPGETTDDTAMARLLAESLVACGDLDVDDVAARYVGWLQTNPKDVGEITRAALRAWTKGNMLPTAALGAHRQFSGKSAGNGTIMRCAPIALRYLYDQRRLMDTSRDEALITHFDPQAGSGSMAVNLLIHHLLHGMSSAEAVSSVAQRIRREPKAAAEVARVLETIHANVRSDTLPTTGYVLDTLRIAVWSLLAHDSFEEAVKAAVNAGGDADTQGAVAGALAGAYWGYSAIPEQWLQPLQGRDELSALADRLLELAEQRRVVF, from the coding sequence ATGACGACATTGCAAGATCGGTATCGCGGCTGTCTGGTTGGCCTGGCCGTCGGCGATGCCCTCGGCGGTCCCGTCGAGTTTATGAGCCGCTTCGACATCGCGCGAACGTACGGCGGCCCGCTGCGCAAGATGATCGGCGGCGGCTGGCTGAAGCTCAAGCCCGGCGAGACGACCGACGATACCGCGATGGCGCGCCTGCTCGCCGAAAGTCTGGTCGCGTGTGGCGATCTGGATGTCGACGACGTTGCCGCGCGCTATGTCGGCTGGCTCCAGACCAATCCAAAAGATGTCGGCGAGATCACACGGGCCGCGCTGAGAGCCTGGACCAAAGGCAATATGCTGCCGACCGCCGCGCTGGGAGCGCATCGGCAGTTTAGCGGCAAGAGCGCGGGCAACGGCACGATCATGCGCTGCGCGCCGATCGCCCTGCGCTACCTGTACGATCAGCGTCGGCTGATGGATACGTCGCGCGATGAGGCGCTGATCACGCACTTCGACCCGCAGGCCGGAAGCGGCAGCATGGCCGTCAATCTGCTGATTCATCATCTGCTGCACGGCATGTCGAGCGCCGAGGCCGTCAGCAGTGTCGCGCAGCGCATCCGGCGCGAGCCGAAAGCCGCCGCCGAGGTTGCCCGCGTGCTCGAAACGATCCACGCCAATGTGCGCTCCGATACGCTGCCCACGACGGGCTACGTCCTCGATACGCTGCGCATCGCGGTCTGGTCATTGCTGGCACACGATAGCTTTGAGGAGGCCGTGAAAGCCGCCGTCAACGCGGGCGGCGATGCCGATACGCAGGGCGCGGTAGCGGGCGCGCTGGCCGGAGCTTACTGGGGCTACTCCGCAATTCCTGAGCAGTGGCTTCAGCCGTTGCAAGGCCGCGATGAGCTGAGCGCGCTGGCCGACCGGCTGCTCGAACTGGCCGAGCAAAGGCGGGTAGTTTTTTAG